In one Nicotiana tomentosiformis chromosome 6, ASM39032v3, whole genome shotgun sequence genomic region, the following are encoded:
- the LOC104085376 gene encoding polygalacturonase-like yields MSKMSLLENLPLFFTILFLTLNSSIAANAIYNVKNYGAKSNGKIDSSKAFLGAWAAACASTSPATIYVPKGSYLLKSAYFLGETCKSKAITLHIDGTILAPSDYNVIRNEENWIKFERVTGVSIYGGTLDGQGASLWACKNSTKNCPQGIMGLTFSNSSNIDIRGLTSQNSQMFHILVDNCHNVKLQGVKVSAPGNSPNTDGIHVQYSSKVTIINSHIGTGDDCISIGPGTSNLWIENIACGPGHGISIGSLGWVLEEPGVQNVTVKTVTFSGTQNGLRVKTWARSSNGFVRNVLFQHIVMANVQNPIIIDQNYCPNNDNCPHQGSGVKISDVKYQDIRGTSATEVAVKFDCSKKYPCSGIALEDVNLSYRDQPAEASCVNVGGRASGSEKQTSCLG; encoded by the exons ATGAGCAAAATGAGTTTACTAGAAAACCTCCCACTTTTTTTCACAATCTTATTCTTGACCTTGAACTCTTCCATTGCTGCAAATGCAATATATAATGTCAAAAACTATGGAGCAAAATCCAATGGAAAAATCGATTCATCCAAAGCATTTCTGGGTGCATGGGCTGCAGCATGTGCATCTACTAGCCCTGCCACCATTTACGTGCCAAAGGGAAGTTACTTGCTTAAAAGTGCATATTTTCTAGGTGAAACATGCAAGAGCAAGGCTATTACCTTACATATTGATGGCACTATATTAGCTCCATCGGATTATAATGTCATTCGGAATGAAGAAAATTGGATCAAATTTGAAAGAGTCACTGGAGTTTCCATATATGGTGGAACCTTAGATGGACAAGGTGCTAGTCTTTGGGCTTGCAAAAACTCTACCAAGAATTGTCCTCAAGGAATAATG GGACTTACTTTTTCCAACTCCAGCAACATAGATATAAGAGGATTAACATCGCAAAACAGCCAAATGTTCCACATATTGGTAGATAATTGTCATAATGTGAAGCTACAAGGAGTAAAGGTGTCAGCTCCAGGAAACAGTCCCAACACCGATGGTATTCACGTCCAATATTCGTCTAAAGTCACCATTATCAACTCTCATATTGGAACTGGAGATGATTGTATCTCAATTGGCCCTGGAACCTCCAACTTATGGATCGAAAACATAGCCTGTGGCCCTGGCCATGGAATAAG CATTGGGAGTTTAGGCTGGGTACTAGAAGAGCCTGGAGTTCAAAATGTTACAGTTAAAACAGTCACGTTCAGTGGAACACAAAATGGATTGAGAGTAAAAACATGGGCAAGATCAAGCAATGGCTTTGTCAGAAATGTTCTCTTCCAGCATATAGTTATGGCTAACGTTCAAAACCCTATCATCATAGACCAAAATTATTGCCCTAACAATGACAATTGCCCTCATCAG ggcTCGGGTGTGAAAATCAGTGACGTAAAGTATCAAGACATACGCGGTACATCTGCTACGGAAGTTGCAGTGAAATTTGATTGTAGCAAAAAATATCCATGCAGTGGCATAGCACTAGAAGATGTAAATCTTAGTTATAGAGATCAACCAGCTGAAGCTTCTTGTGTTAATGTTGGAGGAAGAGCTTCTGGTTCTGAAAAACAAACTAGTTGCTTAGGTTAG